The following are from one region of the Silene latifolia isolate original U9 population chromosome 9, ASM4854445v1, whole genome shotgun sequence genome:
- the LOC141598821 gene encoding uncharacterized protein LOC141598821, producing MSKGINQSSRITWEGCSVLLDINDGERLVFARLSPAATLKVGKKNCSLQPIIGCPFGSLFSVESGKDGMFLSPVLPTDDESNTVQEAEKAASEELRDNRALVDNNTAQSLTGEDIDELRGQGATGDQIVEALIANSATFANKTSFSQEKYRLRKQKKYAPKVLVRRPFVRSISNTYFKKNPTKIGYLRSDSLSLLLSMANITAHSDVLLVDMVGGLVTGAVAERLGGTGNVCNLILGDKQHPMDIVRIFNFNDDICKRIVRCRLNNLCTDRNDSSEQVQEQVSEVNQQESMEADNASEEKEISLNTSENKTADSNRTCKSIQAGEKASEELINSWKEKGFPSLIVAAPEIDVWTIMQKLMPLLSCSASFAIYHQYLQPLATCMHNLQKEKMAIGMQISEPWLREYQVLPSRTHPRMQMSAFGGYVLCGTKIWGGEGDSQ from the exons ATGTCAAAGGGTATAAATCAAAGCAGCAGAATAACATGGGAAGGTTGCAGTGTTTTGCTTGACATTAATGATGGCGAAAGACTTGTTTTTGCTCGCCTTTCACCTGCTGC GACATTGAAGGTTGGAAAGAAGAACTGTTCTCTTCAACCCATTATCGGCTGCCCTTTTGGTTCCTTGTTTAGTGTCGAAAGCGGCAAAGATGGCATGTTTTTGTCTCCTGTTCTTCCAACAGATGATGAAA GCAATACTGTACAGGAGGCCGAAAAAGCGGCCAGTGAGGAACTAAGAGATAACAGAGCATTAGTTGACAACAATACCGCTCAAAGCCTAACCGGGGAAGATATAGATGAATTGCGAGG ACAGGGTGCAACAGGTGATCAAATAGTTGAAGCGTTAATTGCTAATAGTGCGACATTTGCAAACAAGACCTCTTTCTCACAG GAAAAATATAGGCTCCGTAAGCAAAAGAAATATGCGCCAAAGGTACTCGTCAGGCGCCCTTTTGTTCGAAG TATAAGCAACACATATTTCAagaaaaatcctacaaaaattgG TTACCTGCGATCCGACTCTCTGTCCCTGCTACTTTCAATGGCCAACATTACAGCTCACTCAGATGTCCTGCTGGTCGATATGGTTGGTGGTCTTGTTACTGGTGCTGTGGCAGAACGCTTGGGAG GTACAGGAAATGTTTGCAATTTGATATTGGGTGACAAACAACATCCAATGGATATAGTAAGGATCTTCAATTTCAATGATGACATATGCAAACG GATTGTTCGTTGTCGTCTCAACAACTTATGCACTGATAGAAATGACAGTTCTGAACAAGTTCAAGAACAG GTAAGTGAGGTGAACCAGCAAGAAAGCATGGAGGCAGACAATGCTTCAGAGGAAAAAGAAATATCATTGAACACGTCTGAGAATAAGACTGCTGATAGTAACAGAACATGTAAATCCATTCAAGCAGGAGAGAAAGCGTCGGAGGAGCTTATCAACTCCTGGAAAGAAAAGGGCTTTCCAAG CCTTATAGTTGCTGCGCCAGAGATTGATGTGTGGACAATAATGCAAAAGCTAATGCCTCTTCTATCATGCTCGGCCTCTTTTGCAATTTATCACCAATATCTTCAG CCTCTTGCAACGTGCATGCACAATCTACAGAAAGAAAAAATGGCAATCGGGATGCAAATCTCTGAGCCTTGGCTTCGGGAATATCAG GTACTCCCATCGAGAACGCATCCACGCATGCAGATGAGTGCATTTGGTGGTTATGTCCTTTGTGGAACGAAGATTTGGGGAGGTGAAGGAGACTCCCAATAA